From Pseudobdellovibrionaceae bacterium, a single genomic window includes:
- the lexA gene encoding transcriptional repressor LexA — translation MTTNPMNLNQKTTCSLTQKEKMILEFLESFIKQEGISPAYTEIQSHFGFASIHSVQRYIQQLEQKGYIQKGEPNQKRSLILLKASHDFANELYDPATYGSAVRLPLLGKVAAGLPLEAKTYDEQMDVPLALVPRPTESFVLRVQGESMIDEGIFDGDLIIIEKRNFAHSGSLVVVATEDESATVKRIFYKEGLVELRPANAQMQSFWYEPHKISIQGLVVGLIRQYL, via the coding sequence CCCATGAATCTAAATCAAAAAACCACCTGCTCATTGACCCAAAAGGAAAAGATGATCCTTGAGTTTCTTGAAAGCTTCATCAAGCAAGAAGGGATCTCCCCTGCTTACACCGAAATTCAAAGCCACTTTGGCTTTGCTTCGATTCATTCTGTTCAACGTTATATTCAACAGCTTGAACAGAAGGGCTACATCCAAAAGGGCGAACCCAATCAAAAGCGCTCTTTGATCCTGCTTAAAGCGTCTCATGACTTTGCCAATGAACTCTATGACCCCGCCACCTACGGTTCTGCGGTTCGCCTTCCTCTCCTAGGGAAGGTGGCCGCAGGGCTGCCCCTTGAGGCCAAAACTTATGATGAGCAGATGGATGTCCCCCTAGCTCTTGTCCCTCGCCCCACTGAAAGTTTTGTCTTACGCGTTCAAGGTGAGTCCATGATTGATGAAGGTATTTTTGACGGAGACTTGATCATCATTGAAAAGCGCAACTTTGCCCATTCTGGCAGTTTAGTGGTGGTCGCAACAGAAGATGAGTCTGCGACGGTTAAACGCATCTTTTATAAAGAGGGCTTAGTGGAACTGCGTCCTGCTAATGCTCAGATGCAGTCTTTTTGGTATGAACCACATAAAATCAGCATCCAGGGCTTAGTGGTGGGG